The following proteins are encoded in a genomic region of Larus michahellis chromosome 30, bLarMic1.1, whole genome shotgun sequence:
- the PSMB5 gene encoding proteasome subunit beta type-5, protein MDWFHCNRCFRQEGAGFAVTSCGHVLCAACGGAGPCPVCAAECRYLPISDKMRPQEKLFFKSPADIALRRLAQLSQAWRFQRAQAELLLARHREAARSARAALEETRRLLEARHRELEALRRENGELRRAQLSPGWRGGSRSSTPRPVGVTSPAQTVTPQPRRQLSGQVVSRSEPPPHSRRTPPAWQVRPRPLPAPPPAAMLGGACPALEGGWAGRYPACLAGGQSLQGLPDPPGLRRGAVALGHAAAARRHLPRRDPAPFPAPAPPRLTSARRRLPLRHALARHGAAVAWQRAQDACAVRLFPPTSASAAAILRRSRRSDMALASVLRASEPPAASSAAAFPLLAAPRLRPGPPEGFAAPPWGADTALPGPGLHLLHGTTTLAFKFAHGVAVAVDSRATAGSYIASQTVQKVIEINPYLLGTMAGGAADCSFWERLLARQCRVYQLRNKEPISVAAASKLLANMVYQYKGMGLSMGTMICGWDKRGPGLYYVDSEGTRVPGRAFAVGSGSSYAYGVLDRGYRAELSPRAACALARRAIYQAARRDAYSGGRVTVYHVGPEGWRRVSMDNVADLQERYEEGGEEEEEEEEKE, encoded by the exons ATGCGCCCGCAGGAGAAGCTCTTCTTCAAGAGCCCGGCCGACATCGCGCTGCGGCGCCTGGCGCAGCTCTCCCAG GCCTGGCGCTTCCAGCGGGCGCAGGCCGAGCTGCTGCTGGCCCGGCACAGAGAGGCCGCCCGCAGCGCCCGGGCGGCGCTGGAGGAGACCCGCCGCCTGCTGGAGGCACGGCACCG GGAGCTGGAGGCGCTGCGCCGGGAGAACGGGGAGCTGCGCCGCGCTCAG ctctccccaggctggcgcgggggcagCAG GAgcagcaccccccgccccgtcgGTGTCACCTCCCCGGCACAGACAG tcaccccccagccccgccggcagcTGAGCGGGCAGGTGGTGAG CCGctcggagccccccccccactcccgccGCACCCCCCCGGCCTGGCAggtgaggccacgccccctccccgccccccccccggccgccatGTTGGGCGGGGCCTGCCCCGCCCTCGAGGGAGGCTGGGCGGGGCGTTACCCAGCATGCCTTGCAGGTGGGCAGAGCCTACAGGGGCTTCCTGACCCCCCCGGCCTCCGGCGCGG cgCCGTTGCCCTGGGCcacgccgccgctgcccgccgccatcttccccgcCGAGACCCCGCCCCATTTCCCGCGCCCGCCCCCCCGCGGCTGACGTCAGCGCGCCGCCGACTACCGCTGCGTCATGCCCTCGCCCGACATGGCGCCGCCGTTGCCTGGCAACGCGCGCAGGACGCGTGCGCGGTTCGTCTCTTCCCCCCCACTTCCGCTTCCGCCGCCGCCATTTTGCGGCGCAGCCGGCGCTCCGACATGGCGCTGGCCAGCGTCCTCCGGGCTTCCGAGCCCCCCGCCGCTtcctccgccgccgccttccctctcctcgccgccccccgcctccgccccggcccccccgagGGCTTCGCAGCCCCGCCGTGGGGCGCGGACACCGCCCTGCCCGGGCCCGGCCTCCACCTGCTGCACGGAACCACCACGCTGGCCTTTAAG tTTGCCCACGGGGTGGCGGTGGCCGTGGACTCGCGGGCCACGGCGGGCTCCTACATCGCCTCGCAGACGGTGCAGAAGGTGATCGAGATCAACCCCTACCTGCTGGGCACCATGGCGGGGGGCGCCGCCGACTGCAGCTTCTGGGAGCGGCTACTGGCCCGCCAGTGCCGCGTCTACCAGCTGCGCAACAAGGAGCCCATCTCGGTAGCCGCCGCCTCCAAGCTGCTGGCCAACATGGTCTACCAGTACAAAGGCATGGGGCTGAGCATGGGCACCATGATCTGCGGCTGGGACAAGAGGGGGCCAG GCCTGTACTACGTGGACAGCGAGGGGACGAGGGTGCCGGGCCGGGCCTTCGCGGTGGGCTCGGGTTCCAGCTACGCCTACGGGGTGCTGGACCGTGGCTACCGGGCGGAGCTGAGCCCGCGGGCCGCCTGCGCGTTGGCCCGCCGAGCCATCTACCAGGCGGCCCGTCGCGACGCCTACTCGGGGGGCCGGGTCACCGTCTACCACGTGGGGCCCGAGGGCTGGCGCCGGGTCTCGATGGACAACGTGGCCGACCTGCAGGAGCGCTacgaggaggggggggaggaggaggaggaggaggaggaaaaagagtga